A single genomic interval of Borrelia sp. RT5S harbors:
- a CDS encoding DUF2634 domain-containing protein, producing MDIKIDNEFNIIFDDDLKIVDGQEEQKQRLFLFLKTPVGSIYNKNYGFDYNFFLKLLKVKRTQDITIFFANALKDLEIDLLNIKAKQIDKKIILQFFLSGDTLCMEYNL from the coding sequence ATGGACATTAAAATAGACAACGAATTTAATATAATTTTTGATGACGATTTAAAAATAGTAGACGGTCAAGAGGAACAAAAACAGAGACTGTTTTTGTTCCTAAAGACACCTGTGGGTAGCATTTACAACAAAAATTATGGATTTGACTATAATTTTTTCCTAAAATTACTAAAAGTAAAGAGAACACAAGATATCACAATTTTTTTTGCAAACGCCTTAAAGGACCTAGAGATTGATCTGTTAAATATTAAAGCAAAACAAATAGACAAAAAAATAATATTACAATTTTTCTTGTCTGGAGATACCCTGTGTATGGAATATAACCTATGA
- a CDS encoding DUF735 family protein, giving the protein MKGVPQFLQNTQIEQIIQNELNFKEQVLSELKTLLENFRTINVKESINSRYITLIILSLFNASHLKTGLTKDLINSLNALIFAIKTIGTDESLHVLFKAFLHARVEVSVDSNAPGTIIIKLLENIKSPIKFKITGKTNGRIKKINVRHKGLIKELESNYIPKDFTNSICGFIKSLIPAGRTIKIFDTHNKEIK; this is encoded by the coding sequence ATGAAGGGCGTACCGCAATTTCTACAAAATACACAAATTGAACAAATAATACAAAATGAACTCAATTTCAAGGAACAGGTTCTAAGTGAACTTAAAACGCTATTGGAAAACTTCAGAACAATTAATGTTAAAGAGAGTATTAATTCAAGATATATTACACTAATAATACTATCACTATTTAATGCATCCCATTTAAAAACAGGACTCACAAAAGATCTCATCAATTCCCTTAATGCATTAATATTTGCAATCAAAACAATAGGAACAGATGAAAGCCTTCATGTGCTCTTTAAAGCATTTTTACATGCAAGAGTTGAAGTTAGTGTTGATTCTAACGCACCCGGAACGATCATTATCAAATTACTTGAAAATATTAAATCACCAATTAAGTTTAAAATAACTGGTAAAACTAATGGCAGGATAAAGAAAATCAATGTTAGACACAAAGGTTTAATAAAAGAACTTGAATCTAACTACATACCAAAAGACTTTACAAATTCGATTTGTGGATTCATTAAAAGCCTAATTCCAGCTGGCCGAACTATTAAAATTTTTGATACCCATAACAAGGAAATCAAATAA